The Gambusia affinis linkage group LG05, SWU_Gaff_1.0, whole genome shotgun sequence region AGTATGtacccaaaaaataaatatataaataagaataaaaaattataacgTGATatagcttcaaattaaataagaaaaaataagaataagattTACTGCTTTTAAAGTATGTAAAATTGATTACAAAGTTCAAATTTCATAGCATTTATTTAAACGTCCTGAATTTACGATCAGTTTTCAAGCATCTATTTCTTAGATGATACAAATTTTGCCTTGCTCTTAATAGAATAAGACAAATATAACTAGCTTCTTAGCCTTTTTCCTTTCCTAAACGAAGAAGTCTTTTAGATGTGAGGTAAACACGTCTTCCAAGAAACAAGAGATGTATATTGtaacctttttctgtttctttttagtttttgtgtctCTGTATGAGCAACAAGAGAAGCCTTCTAATGCTCTGGAGTATCCTTCTTTATTTGAtttcaccaccatgttttacttttgggTGCGGCCGGTGAGGATTTCAAATTTTTGTTGAGCACTCACTGGCTGTGGATTCTTTAACCAACTCCTTCCAGGTATGTGAAGGAGCATCTTGGTGCTGTTACCCTCACTTCAGCAGACACAGAGgctctgcagcaggaagtgaatgaCCTGAGACAGAGATGTTCATGtctggaggaggaaaacaaagatctCAAAGCAAGGGTAtgtttgcttctcttttttttctaatgtaatTCTATATAATTGGTCTGAATAGTCAAGGAAATGTACCAGCACAGTCCACTGTATTCTTACATTTTACTCCAATGAATACAGTTCATCTATCATgttttttatgtgcaaatgaCATTTGCTGGtttctcagtatttttttttcataggtttttttttttaatcttttgttgaCTTTATAAGTGAATAAAATGGATTTCAGAACTAATATTGTTGTAATCAAAGAATAAACTCCCTTATAGAACCTCCTCCCATAATTGGCCCAGTTTTAATAAGGATAGTGTCAGGATTatgtatttgcatgtttttttgtttacattgtgcTGCTCTGATGCCTTCAATggaatggttttttttttattctaatcatTCTCATGAAAAATAACAGTAAttgttcaaatgaaataaaagctaaTACCAGTGTTTTTTGGATGTCTTCCTAGCTGCAGCAGTATGAACCAGCTTCAGAAGATGGAGGCACTGCTAACTAGATTTCAACAACAAACCTGACTTTGTTTTGATAAACGTATTATTTGTTTATGCTGCTGTCAGTTTGAATTTAAAGATAGGACAACACTGTAAAAAGTGAAAGCCTAATGTTTTATGTGGTTGTGATGTTTATCTGTAAATTTCAAGTTTATTCTTTTCTTATATTCTAACTTATTCTGTATatgtttgtatatatttttcctgAGTGTTCAGTCTTTAGTAAAATAAGTTCAAAGTGTGGAACCTTGAgtgcaatttattttgtttctcaaaTTGCGATCACGTTGTGTTCATTGTGTAGGGAAGtaacattgtttaatttttttgatttagGCAGCCTGTGGTCTGAAACTGgcatgagggggaaaaaaccaaaacttcaatTATTCTAGCTCTGCTAGCATTTTGTATTTCTCTAGAATACTCCAATAATATTCTAACCCGGATTTTTTTGTATCATTGATCATACAAAATGTATTCAGAAACAATAATACATTAAACTACAGAAGTGAAAATGGTCAAGATCCAAGTATGTCTTGCTCTATACTaggttaatttttttcagaaacaaagtttGTTGCTATTGCAGACAGCTATGTTCTGTTGTTTGCTTACCAATATGCTcagaagtttaattttttaaacccTCACTGCACAGATTTTAGTGGCCAATATCAGATTTCTATGAGGCTTGAGCCCCTAATTCAGATTTCCACAGGGATGTACAAAGAGGTTGTACGAAAACTGACTTATGTTGaatttttcattgaaaaaaaataattgacatttaccataaaagaaaacaaatactgCAGACTTCTTAATAAAGATGCAGCTGCATCTCAATGCCTTATAtcattaaaaatctgatttgaactttaattcaaaaagtgaagctcCTCCAGAtaagtaattattttcaaagaCTTATTTGGTACTTTTActaataatttaagaaaataaaaagcttaatttcttgagccattaaaaaaattaagttttaaaaatccttGTCTTTCAGAAATTTATGAACAGGCTCTTATGTGTGCCAGCATTTCTAgaagacacaaaaacagcagaagactGAAAGAACAGTTGTGAATGCAAGCAATCCAGGAAACTTCACAGCTCACTGCATATAGGTCACGATCTAAGTTTAAATACATATTGTGAATAAACTAGAACTATGTTATAAgagggaaaaaagttttttaatcaCTAGACTTTACAGCTTTGAGTTTAAAGACAATCTATAgctttggtgattttttttatgttatagcAATCCTATTCAGATTGGATGGTAAATATTAAcagatgttcagtgtttttgttgaaacaGCCAAATCAAatttactaaatgttttaaattgttctgtgttcagaaaattgttttctctgttcagCTTAAGGATAATCTGTACAGTAACTGTCTCATGCCTATGTTGTGCATTATTTGtttctgagtaaatacaaaaggcaattttcaaattatttcaatttcaaacaaaacacaataagtaTTTGCGTACTCAGAAAAAACGAGTGGTTGATGGAGGGAATCAGTGGGTTGGACTCAGTGCCTGTTTGCCAAACTGGATCCTGTGTATGTAGTCTTGTGAAAATAGTTCTCAGAAACTCTTAGACTGGATTCTTTGCTGCACCCTTACTTGAGAATGAACTCAGAAACTGATGAACAGGATTTACCTCTGACccagtatttgtgtttatgtgcgACACCTTCATGGAGCTGCATCAGTTGCGTTATCGATGGCAGCTGTAtagataaaaatgtcttttatgtgTCAGAGAATAAGGGCTACTTACAGTAGGAAAATACATCATATAACAAGCCTCATATAATCTCATACTGGCTTCTTGAGTTGCATGATGTCTCATGTCTGTATGGACAATCTTCCATTAGGTGTCACTGATAGAAGTGACCCATGAGTGAATTTTGAGTCATGTCAAAATACACTCAGATCTTTAAATTTATATTAGCAAAGTACAGGATGTTAGTCTTGTCCCAGGATGTGAAATTGATATTGGCACAGAATTGGTCAATAAGTACTTCATGCACATCTCATTTCCAGAAGTGtttcagtgattcttgagaagaGGGACAAAACAGGTCCTGTggataaagcacaaaatttgaatatatacaaattataatttttttaaatatttaactaaactAACCTGGGCCATGTGAGCACAACAATGTATGTTTTCCTGGTgttctctgaatattttttattttaaacattgtagGTGGAGCGTGTCAGTAAAACCCCTTGTCCTGGAGCAGAACTCAATACATTATAATagtataaaacaattaaaggaatAGTAtgataacataaaatataatatataaaagtatcaataaattgaattaaaaggtccattaaaaatgtaattttgaaaaagattttgCAACTGGGAGCCTGCACCTTAGCaactttacatttccaaaacatgtCATATTTGTATACATAAGCTTgaggaataattaaaaaaattttggaaaaatttaaacCCTTTTGTCCCACTTCTGAAGAATCACTGGTTTAcagaattacataaaaatgtgaaacatagTCTCTATTTTTTAAACCTTCTCTACTTTTTTCAGAGATGTgataaataaatgccttttttcAGTATAATTGAGTTCAGTTTAGAAACTGCAAACTTTATACAGACAGTTGATAAAAATGACTACAACATGAAAATACAAGTTTCTTGACACATTAAAATGCTTCCTTTATTTCAGAAGGAAACCAGGTCAATCGTTGTAATACACATTCCATTAaactaactttatttaaaaaccctgatataaaaattcaaaagcaaacaaaaacctaCAGGTTACCAAACCTATTTTTTGTAGGTTACCAGGCCTACAAAAATACACTATTTTTAAAGCTAGTATTTAGTTATCACCCttacagaaaatagaaaaaaaagaacagaaattacAGTTAAATGTGTTTACAAAGTTGACATGAGGTAACAATATCAAGACGTAGTGATCGATAAGTTGCAATAACTGGTGTGTCCACAATCTGTTTTACATCTTACCGGACATTTCATTGTTCCTTTAACAGGatacagcaaaataaatgagGCATAAAATGAGACCTAATGATAAAAGCTCTGTAGTAGTTTAAGGTTGTTAATAAGGTTTGAAGATGTGATCTTTGTGAACAATAATTCACATTTAGAGGAGTTTTGTTAATACTGGATGAGAGATGTTGATGCAAACGAAACAAACAATGGTTCCCATCAAATCAGTATATGGAAATTAAGAAAGTTTAACATCTCATCTGGAAAAATCAAAGATGATTTGATTACGGTAAATATTCAAAACAcctctttttttgtctataGTGTTTGTGTAACCCTCCTTGCTTGTCACGGCATCAGTGTAGCCTTCCTTGCTTGGTTGGTTGTCACCAAGTGCAATACAGAATGAAACTCTCTTTACAATGTGACTTTGACTGCATGCAAGTGGCccaacagctgaaaaacaagaCACAGTTCTATGAGATACTACTAAATGGCCCTATTTTAAACCAAGTCAAAATACAAGctttaaaactagaaaatctGTATCAATATCAAGATAAACAATTCATTGATATTCACAAAGACTTTAAGACAAATCAATACAAGCCTCTTGAGCAAACCTTTGGGTGAAATCTTCTCCAGATCTATGGTGCAGGAGAGATGAAGATGTTGAAGAACACAGCGAAGATAAGGAAGGCAGCATATCCAAATATGCAGAGCCAGAAAAGTGGGTTTTTACACAGCTTCGTATTGAAATCAATGAAGAAGATGTATCCGATAGTCAGCCCAGCAACAATTCCTCCCAAATGAGCCACAAACGACACCTGaagaaaatatgataaaatcaGGTTTCAGTTCAGGCCTCTAGGCTATAAGCTGCTGTTATCCAACTCCACTAAATGTTGAGTTAAACTCACAGGACTAGTTTAACAGATAGCCAATAAGCTAAATGGGTGAGGCGGTAAAGAGTCAAGTTTTCAGTAAACaccatttgtgtttgtgtagcCAGAAAGCTAAGTATCAACTTAGTTATTTCAAAATcaagttgaaaacaaaattcatgCAGATATATATGCATACCTGTATGCATACATCTGCATGAATGACAGCTCGTCATGGCAATACTCAGTGTGGGTGAGTTCAGCAGTCGTATAACTTTTGAtcctcagtttgtttctgaggaATTTCAGAAATATCTGGTTTGAACTGTAGACTTCCTACCTGTACACCTCCCTCTAAATTGGCAAATCTTCTGTATAAGGCATAGCTGAAATCTGCAACAACTGAACACAAAATGGTCTTAAATCATTGCTACAAATGATTGTGcactttctgacatttaaaaataacactgacaaaaaaagagtGAGACCTACCAATTGAAACAACGGCGAGGATTCGAGTCACTCCAAAAATAAGTTTCATCTGTTTGAAATTCTGTGAAAAGGCGGAAAGAAAATCAGATGATGGTATTTCCTCTAAAAGTTCATTTGTTTATCAGTCAATATACTGCACAATGTGCACTGTCccacaaaagtatttaaattacTGTAACTTTTCCACGTTTCATCACAAAAGTACAGCATTCAGTCCCAAGAGTGAGTAGTTGATAAAACCACCTTTCACTGGCATTTAGAAATATCTTCC contains the following coding sequences:
- the LOC122831699 gene encoding c-Myc-binding protein-like, encoding MAHYRASDSKREHFRRYLEKTGVVDSLTSVFVSLYEQQEKPSNALEYVKEHLGAVTLTSADTEALQQEVNDLRQRCSCLEEENKDLKARLQQYEPASEDGGTAN